The following proteins are encoded in a genomic region of Gammaproteobacteria bacterium:
- a CDS encoding DUF2460 domain-containing protein — MTPLAEILLYVGRDYRVVGGPEFSTGIVATAAGREQRNQNWEIARGRWQLGERHIKKPAKDALQDFSRTRAGLRARLQRLVRRAHRARLPDPRDMAQLAISAAAGSLFSQPALGWAVGAAVGGLLFAPKEHREGPRLEDLSVQASTYGQPIPRFWG; from the coding sequence ATGACCCCCTTGGCCGAAATCCTGCTGTACGTGGGCCGCGACTATCGCGTCGTGGGCGGGCCGGAGTTCAGCACCGGGATCGTCGCCACCGCGGCCGGGCGCGAGCAGCGCAACCAGAACTGGGAGATCGCGCGCGGGCGCTGGCAACTGGGCGAGCGCCACATCAAAAAACCGGCCAAGGACGCCCTGCAGGACTTTTCCCGCACCCGGGCGGGCCTGCGAGCACGCCTACAACGGCTGGTTCGCCGAGCGCACCGCGCGCGTCTACCGGACCCCCGGGATATGGCCCAGCTAGCCATCAGCGCCGCGGCTGGCTCCCTGTTCAGCCAGCCGGCGCTCGGCTGGGCGGTGGGTGCGGCGGTCGGAGGTCTGCTGTTCGCCCCGAAGGAACACCGCGAGGGTCCGCGCCTGGAGGACCTGAGCGTCCAGGCCTCGACCTACGGTCAGCCGATCCCGCGCTTCTGGGGG
- a CDS encoding DUF3310 domain-containing protein: MNDAVYEPAHYTQGEIDTIDYIRDTLTGEGFTGYCTGNALKYLSRWRHKGAWRI; this comes from the coding sequence ATGAACGACGCGGTCTATGAGCCGGCGCACTACACGCAGGGCGAGATCGACACCATCGACTACATCCGCGACACGCTGACCGGCGAGGGGTTCACCGGGTACTGCACCGGCAACGCGCTGAAATACCTCTCGAGGTGGCGTCACAAGGGGGCGTGGAGGATCTGA
- a CDS encoding HigA family addiction module antidote protein: MNTAMTYSHPGEHLAEFLEEYGISQYRLAKDIHVPPRRINEIVHGKRAITADTALRLGRYFGTSAQFWMNLQSGYDLTCAAKEIGDAITHDIAPLSAA, translated from the coding sequence ATGAACACCGCAATGACATACAGCCATCCCGGCGAACACCTGGCCGAGTTCCTGGAGGAATACGGCATCAGCCAGTACCGGCTGGCAAAGGACATTCACGTCCCGCCGCGCCGGATCAACGAGATCGTCCATGGCAAGCGCGCCATCACCGCCGATACCGCACTGCGCCTGGGGCGTTATTTCGGCACCAGCGCCCAGTTCTGGATGAACCTGCAATCCGGCTATGACCTGACTTGTGCCGCAAAGGAAATCGGTGACGCCATTACTCACGATATCGCTCCCCTGTCAGCGGCGTGA
- a CDS encoding type II toxin-antitoxin system RelE/ParE family toxin, translating to MIKSFRDKETRKLASGKASRRIPQDIHRRAKMRLERLDAAVSLDDLRVPPSHRLEALSGDRRGQHGLRVNDQWRICFECRDGHAYEVEIVDYH from the coding sequence ATGATCAAGAGCTTCCGGGACAAGGAAACCAGAAAACTTGCAAGTGGAAAGGCATCCCGCCGTATCCCGCAGGACATTCATCGCAGAGCGAAGATGCGTCTTGAACGGCTCGATGCGGCGGTCTCCCTGGATGATCTGCGTGTCCCTCCGTCCCATCGTCTGGAAGCCCTGTCCGGCGACCGGCGTGGACAGCACGGTCTCCGCGTCAACGATCAATGGCGGATCTGTTTCGAGTGTCGGGACGGACATGCCTATGAGGTTGAAATCGTCGATTACCATTGA